A portion of the Mesotoga infera genome contains these proteins:
- a CDS encoding transglutaminase domain-containing protein, protein MDRTKEIRGLEGDNMRMVFVLFIAVLFVSTLFSSIETVRNEEYLASQKKIKGSFCCSIYCYCEEAKEIILSHFPHLASDSDDEICAIIEERDIQRRFGGNSWKLSSQLEDNLFYRDLEFVSQEKSWTAWFDGTVRFILSEYYETPLGFAVFKAGLYPYFDIRSFLVELQVEDEERAPPDSGYLRIWLLLPPHSLIQDYIAVLKVFPPETLASFPRIDWNIGCALFEFDLASIIGNLEITIVFSFRQHLSIDTASVKEYDTESVIFGEYTASFTNISFDENFASPAKSIMERVANPHIQAKELYYYVVENVSYSFMAHSAIEADGIPESLCAYEHHFGNCVMQSMLFATLCRSIGVKARIPGGFQLFLGQPGSHLWGEFSLPKYGWVFGNTLAGQLANYVLNVTDDVRRAFIDFYFGNKEPLRMIVRNSVDLEPEGGAIDIQFLSLATPLPFADRKIGSEDLYVSFAVPEVSSINTTLIR, encoded by the coding sequence TTGGATCGTACCAAAGAAATCAGGGGGCTTGAGGGAGACAACATGAGAATGGTCTTCGTTCTGTTCATTGCCGTTTTATTTGTTTCAACACTCTTTTCTTCTATCGAAACGGTGAGAAATGAGGAGTATCTGGCTTCTCAGAAAAAAATCAAAGGAAGCTTTTGCTGTTCCATCTATTGTTATTGCGAGGAAGCAAAAGAGATAATCTTGAGTCACTTTCCACATCTGGCGTCCGATTCCGATGATGAAATCTGTGCGATCATTGAGGAGAGAGACATCCAGAGGAGGTTCGGCGGCAACTCGTGGAAGCTTTCCAGCCAACTTGAAGACAACCTTTTCTACAGAGATCTTGAATTTGTCAGCCAAGAAAAGTCGTGGACCGCGTGGTTCGATGGAACTGTCAGATTCATACTTTCCGAGTACTATGAAACGCCCCTGGGATTCGCTGTCTTCAAGGCTGGATTGTACCCGTATTTCGACATTAGAAGTTTCTTGGTTGAACTCCAGGTCGAGGATGAAGAACGTGCACCTCCCGACAGTGGTTACCTAAGGATCTGGCTGCTTCTTCCGCCGCATAGCTTAATCCAGGATTACATTGCAGTTTTGAAGGTATTCCCGCCCGAAACACTGGCTAGTTTTCCCAGAATCGACTGGAATATTGGATGCGCTCTTTTCGAATTTGATCTTGCTTCTATAATAGGGAATTTGGAAATAACAATAGTATTCTCTTTCAGACAGCATTTAAGCATTGATACTGCGTCTGTCAAAGAATATGATACTGAAAGTGTTATTTTCGGAGAATATACAGCATCTTTCACAAATATCTCTTTCGACGAGAATTTTGCAAGTCCTGCAAAGTCTATTATGGAAAGAGTAGCAAATCCTCACATACAGGCGAAGGAACTCTATTACTACGTCGTAGAAAATGTCAGCTACAGTTTCATGGCACATTCGGCAATTGAAGCAGACGGCATTCCGGAAAGCCTCTGCGCTTATGAGCATCACTTTGGTAATTGCGTAATGCAGTCAATGCTCTTTGCGACATTGTGCAGATCTATAGGTGTCAAGGCAAGAATACCTGGCGGGTTTCAGCTTTTCTTGGGTCAGCCGGGATCACACCTCTGGGGCGAGTTTTCCCTGCCAAAATACGGTTGGGTTTTCGGCAACACTTTGGCCGGACAGCTCGCGAACTACGTTTTGAATGTGACCGATGATGTGCGGAGAGCATTCATTGACTTCTATTTTGGGAATAAAGAACCTCTGAGGATGATTGTCCGGAATTCAGTAGATTTGGAACCTGAAGGAGGAGCTATTGATATCCAATTCCTTAGCCTTGCCACGCCATTGCCATTTGCTGATCGTAAAATCGGAAGTGAAGATCTTTATGTTTCTTTTGCTGTTCCGGAAGTATCTTCAATTAACACAACTCTGATTCGTTAG